The Macaca thibetana thibetana isolate TM-01 chromosome 19, ASM2454274v1, whole genome shotgun sequence genome has a segment encoding these proteins:
- the ZNF581 gene encoding zinc finger protein 581 yields MLVLPSPCPQPLAFSSVETMEGPPRRTCRSPEPGPSSSIGSPQASSPPRPNHYLLIDTQGVPYTVLVDEESQREPGANGASGQKKCYSCPVCSRVFEYMSYLQRHSITHSEVKPFECDICGKAFKRASHLARHHSIHLAGGGRPHGCPLCPRRFRDAGELAQHSRVHSGERPFQCPHCPRRFMEQNTLQKHTRWKHP; encoded by the coding sequence ATGCTGGTGCTGCCATCCCCCTGCCCTCAGCCTCTGGCATTTTCCTCCGTTGAGACCATGGAGGGCCCTCCCCGTCGGACATGCCGCTCCCCAGAACCTGGACCTTCCTCCTCCATCGGATCTCCCCAGGCTTCATCTCCTCCAAGGCCCAACCACTACCTGCTCATTGACACTCAGGGTGTCCCCTACACAGTGCTGGTGGACGAGGAGTCACAGAGGGAGCCAGGGGCCAATGGGGCTTCAGGCCAGAAAAAGTGCTACAGCTGCCCCGTGTGCTCAAGGGTCTTCGAATACATGTCCTACCTTCAGCGACACAGCATCACCCACTCGGAGGTAAAGCCCTTCGAGTGCGACATCTGTGGGAAGGCATTCAAGCGCGCCAGCCACTTGGCACGGCACCATTCCATTCACCTGGCGGGTGGTGGGCGGCCCCACGGCTGCCCGCTCTGCCCTCGCCGCTTCCGGGATGCGGGGGAGCTGGCCCAGCACAGCCGGGTGCACTCTGGGGAACGCCCATTTCAGTGTCCACACTGCCCTCGCCGCTTTATGGAGCAGAACACGCTGCAGAAGCACACGCGGTGGAAGCATCCGTGA
- the LOC126943261 gene encoding uncharacterized protein LOC126943261 isoform X1, which yields MAAATASENTRRSENFGSFRHRFVKASLSGDSFGFFRGCFGSFRLRERKREGGRRRGGSGEGIPRRRRGTGSQHLALWVGKVKEKKDRPRGGPEKVARDKSSKRGERCARPLRRLPARIFAPAQGGSGG from the exons ATGGCAGCTGCGACTGCTTCCGAAAACACCCGAAG ATCAGAGAACTTCGGCTCCTTCCGCCACCGCTTCGTGAAGGCCTCACTCTCCGGGGACAGCTTCGGCTTTTTTCGTGGGTGCTTCGGCTCCTTCCGGCTTCGGGAacggaaaagggagggaggacgGAGGCGAGGTGGGTCAGGGGAAGGGATACCGAGAAGGAGACGAGGTACCGGTTCTCAGCACCTGGCTCTCTGGGTggggaaagtgaaagaaaaaaaggaccgGCCTCGCGGAGGGCCTGAGAAGGTTGCGCGAGACAAAAGCAGCAAGAGGGGTGAACGGTGCGCGCGACCGCTGCGGAGGTTGCCAGCGCGGATTTTTGCGCCTGCGCAGGGTGGAAGCGGCGGGTGA
- the CCDC106 gene encoding coiled-coil domain-containing protein 106 isoform X1 produces MNDRSSRRRTMKDDETFEISIPFDEAPHLDSQIFYSLSPSRGNFEEPPEAASPALALMNSVKAQLHMALERNSWLQKRIEDLEEERDFLRCQLDKFISSARMEAEDHCRMKPGPRRMEGDSRGGAGGEASDPESAASSLSGASEEGSASERRRQKQRGGASRRRFGKPKARERQRVKDADGVLCRYKKILGTFQKLKSMSRAFEHHRVDRNTVALTTPIAELLIVAPEKLAEVGEFDPSKERLLEYSRRCFLALDDETLKKVQALKKSKLLLPITYRFKR; encoded by the exons ATGAATGACCGGAGCAGCCGGAGGCGAACAA TGAAGGACGATGAGACCTTCGAGATCTCCATCCCCTTCGACGAGGCGCCCCACCTAGACTCACAGATCTTTTACAGTCTGAGCCCCTCTCGGGGAAACTTCGAGG AGCCTCCGGAGGCTGCGTCCCCCGCCCTGGCTTTGATGAACAGCGTCAAGGCCCAGCTGCACATGGCTCTGGAGAGGAACTCCTGGCTGCAGAAGCGCATCGAGGACCTGGAGGAAGAGAGGGACTTCCTGCGGTGCCAGCTGGACAAATTCATCTCTTCTGCTCGGATGGAGGCAG AGGACCACTGCCGGATGAAGCCTGGGCCCAGGCGGATGGAGGGGGACAGccggggtggggctgggggcgaGGCCTCGGACCCTGAGTCAGCAGCCTCCTCCCTCAGTGGAGCCTCCGAAGAAGGCAGCGCCAGCGAGAGGAGGCGGCAGAAGCAGAGGGGAGGTGCTAGTCGGAGGCGCTTTGGGAAGCCCAAGGCCCGGGAGAGGCAGCGAG TGAAGGACGCCGACGGGGTCCTCTGCCGGTACAAGAAGATCCTGGGCACCTTCCAGAAGCTCAAGAGCATGTCGCGGGCCTTCGAGCACCACCGCGTGGACAGGAACACCGTGGCGCTGACCACGCCCATCGCCGAGCTGCTCATTGTGGCCCCCGAGAAGCTGGCCGAGGTGGGCGAGTTCGACCCCTCCAAGGAGCGCCTGCTCGAGTACTCCCGTCGCTGTTTTCTGGCCCTGGACGACGAGACGCTCAAGAAGGTGCAGGCGCTCAAGAAGAGCAAGCTGCTGCTGCCCATCACCTACCGCTTCAAGCGGTGA
- the CCDC106 gene encoding coiled-coil domain-containing protein 106 isoform X2, with translation MNDRSSRRRTKPPEAASPALALMNSVKAQLHMALERNSWLQKRIEDLEEERDFLRCQLDKFISSARMEAEDHCRMKPGPRRMEGDSRGGAGGEASDPESAASSLSGASEEGSASERRRQKQRGGASRRRFGKPKARERQRVKDADGVLCRYKKILGTFQKLKSMSRAFEHHRVDRNTVALTTPIAELLIVAPEKLAEVGEFDPSKERLLEYSRRCFLALDDETLKKVQALKKSKLLLPITYRFKR, from the exons ATGAATGACCGGAGCAGCCGGAGGCGAACAA AGCCTCCGGAGGCTGCGTCCCCCGCCCTGGCTTTGATGAACAGCGTCAAGGCCCAGCTGCACATGGCTCTGGAGAGGAACTCCTGGCTGCAGAAGCGCATCGAGGACCTGGAGGAAGAGAGGGACTTCCTGCGGTGCCAGCTGGACAAATTCATCTCTTCTGCTCGGATGGAGGCAG AGGACCACTGCCGGATGAAGCCTGGGCCCAGGCGGATGGAGGGGGACAGccggggtggggctgggggcgaGGCCTCGGACCCTGAGTCAGCAGCCTCCTCCCTCAGTGGAGCCTCCGAAGAAGGCAGCGCCAGCGAGAGGAGGCGGCAGAAGCAGAGGGGAGGTGCTAGTCGGAGGCGCTTTGGGAAGCCCAAGGCCCGGGAGAGGCAGCGAG TGAAGGACGCCGACGGGGTCCTCTGCCGGTACAAGAAGATCCTGGGCACCTTCCAGAAGCTCAAGAGCATGTCGCGGGCCTTCGAGCACCACCGCGTGGACAGGAACACCGTGGCGCTGACCACGCCCATCGCCGAGCTGCTCATTGTGGCCCCCGAGAAGCTGGCCGAGGTGGGCGAGTTCGACCCCTCCAAGGAGCGCCTGCTCGAGTACTCCCGTCGCTGTTTTCTGGCCCTGGACGACGAGACGCTCAAGAAGGTGCAGGCGCTCAAGAAGAGCAAGCTGCTGCTGCCCATCACCTACCGCTTCAAGCGGTGA
- the LOC126943261 gene encoding amyloid beta A4 precursor protein-binding family B member 1-interacting protein-like isoform X2, with protein MLRRPRRALCSSRLALPPAPAASATSAAGFGYFRPPPALRHLLPNQASGSPPHPPGLRPLTRPPARELAPPPEPGSEARRLFPDTGRRRRRWQLRLLPKTPEDQRTSAPSATAS; from the exons ATGCTGAGGCGGCCGCGTAGGGCCCTGTGCAGCTCTCGCCTCGCCTTGCCGCCCGCTCCGGCCGCTTCGGCTACTTCCGCCGCTGGCTTCGGCTACTTCCGGCCGCCGCCGGCGCTTCGCCACCTCCTACCTAATCAAGCCTCCGGCAGCCCTCCCCACCCGCCCGGGCTCCGCCCCCTcacccgcccgcccgcccgcgaGCTTGCCCCTCCCCCCGAGCCTGGCTCCGAAGCGCGTCGGCTATTTCCGGACACTGGACGAAGGAGACGCAGATGGCAGCTGCGACTGCTTCCGAAAACACCCGAAG ATCAGAGAACTTCGGCTCCTTCCGCCACCGCTTCGTGA
- the ZNF580 gene encoding zinc finger protein 580 isoform X1, producing the protein MGMGLPLQMLLLPPRPPHPRSSSPEAMDPPPPKAPPFPKAEGPSSTPSSAAGPRPPRLGRHLLIDANGVPYTYTVQLEEEPRGPPQREAPPGEPGPRKGYSCPECARVFASPLRLQSHRVSHSDLKPFTCGACGKAFKRSSHLSRHRATHRARAGPPHTCPLCPRRFQDPAELAQHVRLH; encoded by the exons atggggatgggg CTGCCGCtccagatgctgctgctgccgccgcggCCACCCCACCCTCGGTCCTCCTCTCCGGAGGCCATGGACCCACCGCCCCCCAAGGCTCCCCCTTTCCCCAAGGCGGAAGGCCCCTCCTCCACTCCTTCCTCGGCGGCGGGGCCCCGACCCCCGCGGCTGGGCCGCCACCTCCTCATCGACGCCAATGGGGTCCCCTACACATACACGGTGCAGCTGGAGGAGGAGCCCCGGGGCCCGCCCCAGCGCGAGGCGCCCCCAGGAGAGCCTGGCCCTCGCAAGGGCTACAGCTGCCCGGAGTGCGCCCGTGTCTTTGCCAGCCCTCTGCGGCTGCAGAGCCACCGCGTGTCGCACTCGGACCTCAAGCCCTTCACGTGCGGCGCCTGCGGCAAGGCCTTCAAGCGCTCCAGCCACCTGTCGCGGCATCGCGCCACGCACCGCGCCCGCGCCGGGCCGCCGCACACCTGCCCGCTCTGCCCACGCCGCTTCCAAGACCCCGCGGAGCTGGCGCAGCACGTGCGCCTCCACTAA
- the ZNF580 gene encoding zinc finger protein 580 isoform X2, whose product MLLLPPRPPHPRSSSPEAMDPPPPKAPPFPKAEGPSSTPSSAAGPRPPRLGRHLLIDANGVPYTYTVQLEEEPRGPPQREAPPGEPGPRKGYSCPECARVFASPLRLQSHRVSHSDLKPFTCGACGKAFKRSSHLSRHRATHRARAGPPHTCPLCPRRFQDPAELAQHVRLH is encoded by the coding sequence atgctgctgctgccgccgcggCCACCCCACCCTCGGTCCTCCTCTCCGGAGGCCATGGACCCACCGCCCCCCAAGGCTCCCCCTTTCCCCAAGGCGGAAGGCCCCTCCTCCACTCCTTCCTCGGCGGCGGGGCCCCGACCCCCGCGGCTGGGCCGCCACCTCCTCATCGACGCCAATGGGGTCCCCTACACATACACGGTGCAGCTGGAGGAGGAGCCCCGGGGCCCGCCCCAGCGCGAGGCGCCCCCAGGAGAGCCTGGCCCTCGCAAGGGCTACAGCTGCCCGGAGTGCGCCCGTGTCTTTGCCAGCCCTCTGCGGCTGCAGAGCCACCGCGTGTCGCACTCGGACCTCAAGCCCTTCACGTGCGGCGCCTGCGGCAAGGCCTTCAAGCGCTCCAGCCACCTGTCGCGGCATCGCGCCACGCACCGCGCCCGCGCCGGGCCGCCGCACACCTGCCCGCTCTGCCCACGCCGCTTCCAAGACCCCGCGGAGCTGGCGCAGCACGTGCGCCTCCACTAA